The window TTTGCTTCGGTTGTCGCACTGAGGGAAACAGATCTGAAGGTTGCCTATGATAAGCTCAACGGGGAATATCTGGACTGCCAAGAAGCCAGCAAAGAGGTATCTGACCGAATCAACAAGGTAGAAAAAGTCTCTGAAGACCTGTTCGAAGAATGGGAAGAGGAGCTGGATCTCTACGAGAACCAGACCTATCGGGCAAACAGTAAACGCCAGTTACGAGAAACCAAGTCCCGCTATCGGGACATGCTCTCCTCCATGCGGGCAGCAGAACGAAGCATGGCCCCGGTCCTGCAAACCTTTGAGGATAATGTGCTCTATCTCAAGCATAACCTGAATGCCCAGGCCATTGGCTCTTTGCAAGGACAATTTGCTGGCCTGCAAAAGGATATTGATGTGTTGATTGAGCGGATGAATAAGGCGATCCAGGA is drawn from Candidatus Electrothrix aestuarii and contains these coding sequences:
- a CDS encoding DUF2959 family protein, whose translation is MSPSRQPLFSLIALLFAALLLSACSSAYYSAMEKVGVHKRDILVDRVEGARDAQQDAQEEFKSALEQFASVVALRETDLKVAYDKLNGEYLDCQEASKEVSDRINKVEKVSEDLFEEWEEELDLYENQTYRANSKRQLRETKSRYRDMLSSMRAAERSMAPVLQTFEDNVLYLKHNLNAQAIGSLQGQFAGLQKDIDVLIERMNKAIQESNAFIAQMGQS